In Zingiber officinale cultivar Zhangliang chromosome 1A, Zo_v1.1, whole genome shotgun sequence, a genomic segment contains:
- the LOC122035816 gene encoding heptahelical transmembrane protein ADIPOR3-like: MAATEGFESPPIGAGKQGTRRRLWKKVKYQLVEYHSLPSYLKDNEYILGYYRSEWPLKQILFSIFTIHNETLNVWTHLIGFFLFLTLTIYTATKVPSVVDLHSLQHLPDVLKKADLHKIHSELVACLPSMPHLSDLQRIKDELKTSLASLDMFTSLSHKHLLQLLSYCLPHRFAHANATNLSLLSAMKGDVVNMIAPLLAPTIPRWPFFAFLGGAMFCLLASSTCHLLACHSRRLAYIMLRLDYAGIAALIATSFYPPVYYSFMCNPFFCNLYLGCITIIGIATITVSLLPVFQNPEYRAMRAGLFFGMGVSGVVPVLHKLVIFSHRPEALQTTGYELLMGLLYGLGALVYATRVPERWMPGKFDIAGHSHQLFHVLVVAGAYTHYRAGLIYLKWRDLAGC, from the exons ATGGCGGCGACGGAGGGCTTCGAGTCACCCCCGATCGGGGCCGGGAAGCAGGGGACGCGCCGGCGgctgtggaagaaggtgaagtacCAGTTGGTGGAGTATCATTCCCTCCCTAGCTATCTCAAGGACAACGAGTACATCTTGGGCTATTATCGCTCCGAATGGCCGCTCAAGCAGATCCTCTTCAGCATTTTTACCATTCACAACGAGACCCTCAATGTTTGGAC GCACTTGATtggcttctttctttttctcactCTGACTATATACACCGCAACGAAGGTTCCATCAGTTGTAGATCTCCACTCACTTCAACATTTACCAGATGTTCTGAAGAAGGCTGATCTGCATAAGATTCACTCAGAACTCGTGGCCTGCCTACCTTCAATGCCTCACCTATCTGATCTGCAGAGAATAAAGGACGAATTGAAGACGTCCTTGGCTTCTCTGGACATGTTTACATCTCTATCTCACAAGCACCTCTTGCAGCTTCTTTCATATTGCCTACCCCACAGATTTGCACATGCTAATGCTACTAATTTATCTCTTCTG TCAGCTATGAAGGGCGATGTGGTTAATATGATAGCTCCATTACTAGCACCTACGATTCCACGGTGGCCATTTTTTGCCTTCTTAGGCGGGGCAATGTTCTGCCTCCTTGCTAGCAGCACTTGCCATCTTCTAGCATGCCACTCTCGACGTCTTGCATACATTATGCTTCGCCTGGACTATGCTGGTATCGCTGCCCTCATTGCAACATCATTCTACCCCCCAGTATATTACTCATTCATGTGCAATCCATTCTTCTGCAATCTCTACCTCGGGTGCATCACTATTATCGGAATCGCCACAATCACTGTCTCACTTTTACCAGTTTTTCAAAACCCTGAATATCGAGCCATGAGGGCAGGTCTTTTCTTTGGGATGGGAGTATCTGGAGTGGTTCCAGTGTTGCACAAGCTGGTTATTTTCAGCCATCGGCCAGAGGCACTACAGACAACAGGCTACGAGCTATTGATGGGGCTTCTTTACGGCCTCGGTGCATTGGTATATGCTACACGAGTTCCTGAACGTTGGATGCCTGGAAAATTTGATATCGCAGGGCATAGTCACCAGCTTTTCCATGTGTTGGTCGTTGCTGGAGCTTATACTCATTACCGGGCAGGATTAATTTACTTGAAGTGGAGAGATTTAGCAGGGTGCTAG
- the LOC122035805 gene encoding growth-regulating factor 6-like isoform X1 has protein sequence MEFGGKVGLLAGASSESGAVFSSSMESSDAELSSQRATEAEEHGMRCLKLARTELRMAAPVKMSPFFTPNCLFPEGGGGEQMLSFSSPSKQGALMLTLDGTLPCYHHLSASTPAPSHMRNAGMHTGGSGEHKHGVLARVNGLFTPPQWLEFERQALIYKHIVANISIPPNLLVSVRSGFGFPPFSAGYFGSMGWRQVGKEDPEPGRCRRTDGKKWRCARDVVADQKYCERHMNRGRHRSRKHVEGHIDHAANVIPTKSASAAPREGGTSGCLTNSLHQTECLQTNGCYPSQLDRMEMSTEKVNECTQDFGSLSSPYSLNSRNSSKLFPLSQEQNPFEEESCGFQHRFILMDSPFKPPSSSSDSIQCSDDELSRNQFVSWSAEEMQYDRTQLSISMPKSSSNLVPASPISKEQMSLSSQESNAINVVREGVPKEASQYQKGQVLISSWECSMAGPLGEVLNNSRHTTDEQCKNLFSSSINFLADGCDLNNWLESSPTHVLQKTNFRSVSSSAWSSPREDNRNSPENKGSLCDDILGSALLRVPTIPS, from the exons ATGGAGTTTGGCGGAAAGGTGGGTTTGTTGGCCGGTGCGTCCTCGGAATCTGGCGCTGTCTTCTCGTCTTCCATGGAGTCCTCCGACGCTGAGCTCAGCAGCCAGAGGGCGACTGAAGCTGAGGAGCATGGCATGCGATGTCTCAAGCTGGCTAGAACTGAGCTAAGGATGGCAGCGCCTGTAAAAATGTCGCCTTTCTTTACTCCCAACTGTCTCTTCcctgaaggaggaggaggagagcaaATGCTGAGTTTCTCTTCACCGTCAAAGCAGGGAGCATTGATGCTCACCCTGGATGGGACATTGCCATGCTACCATCACCTATCAGCATCTACACCAGCTCCCTCTCATATGAGGAATGCAG GCATGCACACAGGGGGATCTGGTGAACACAAGCATGGAGTCTTGGCCAGGGTGAATGGACTTTTCACTCCTCCTCAGTGGCTGGAGTTTGAACGCCAGGCCTTGATCTACAAACACATCGTTGCAAATATTTCCATTCCACCAAATCTGCTGGTGTCCGTTAGGAGCGGTTTTGGGTTCCCTCCCTTCTCAGCTGGATATTTTGGTTCGA TGGGATGGCGGCAAGTAGGAAAGGAGGATCCGGAGCCGGGTAGATGTCGCCGAACTGACGGGAAAAAATGGCGATGCGCAAGGGACGTCGTCGCCGACCAGAAGTACTGTGAGAGGCACATGAATCGGGGCCGCCATCGTTCAAGAAAGCATGTGGAAGGCCACATCGACCATGCCGCGAATGTGATACCTACAAAGTCTGCCTCTGCTGCGCCTAGAGAAGGTGGAACTTCTGGCTGCCTCACCAATTCACTGCATCAGACTGAATGTTTGCAGACAAATGGTTGTTACCCTTCACAATTGGACAG GATGGAGATGAGCACTGAGAAAGTTAATGAATGCACACAAGATTTTGGATCTCTCTCCTCGCCTTATTCTTTGAACTCAAGGAATAGCAGCAAATTATTTCCATTATCACAAGAACAGAATCCCTTTGAAGAGGAGTCATGTGGATTCCAACATAGGTTCATTTTGATGGATTCTCCTTTCAAACCTCCCAGCAGTTCCTCAGATAGCATTCAATGCTCCGACGACGAATTGTCCAGAAACCAGTTTGTATCCTGGTCGGCAGAAGAAATGCAATATGATAGAACCCAACTCTCTATTTCAATGCCCAAGTCTTCTTCGAATTTGGTACCAGCCTCTCCAATCAGCAAGGAGCAAATGAGTCTTTCCTCACAGGAAAGTAATGCTATCAATGTGGTTCGAGAAGGTGTGCCAAAGGAAGCCAGCCAATATCAGAAAGGTCAGGTACTGATTTCGTCGTGGGAGTGTTCCATGGCCGGTCCACTTGGAGAGGTTCTAAACAATTCTAGGCACACCACCGACGAACAATGCAAAAACCTTTTCTCCTCATCTATAAACTTCTTGGCTGATGGATGTGATTTGAACAATTGGCTGGAGTCATCCCCAACTCATGTCCTGCAGAAGACTAACTTCCGGTCGGTGTCTAGCAGCGCTTGGAGCAGTCCAAGGGAAGATAACCGCAATTCACCTGAAAATAAAGGCAGCTTGTGTGATGATATTCTCGGTTCAGCTCTATTGCGTGTCCCAACAATTCCCTCATAG
- the LOC122035821 gene encoding kinesin-like protein KIN-12G: MPAVVEPGSAAGRVRFHEAVTNVEAADVGGEIDLEAVPCGLPAQGFELQEDPSFWKDHNVQVAIRIRPLSSSEISLQGHSRCVRQDNCQTIAWTGHPESRFTFDLIADEHVSQEKLFKVSGVPMVENCVAGYNSCMFAYGQTGSGKTHTMIGDIEGGTRRHSVNCGMTPRVFEHLFSRIQKEKEDRRDEKLQFTCRCSFLEIYNEHILDLLNPSCVNLQIREDSKKGVYVENLSEFEVSCARDVMQQLIQGSSNRKVAATNMNRASSRSHSVFTCVIESKWESQGVTHHRFARLNLVDLAGSERQKSSGAEGDRLKEATNINKSLSTLGLVIMNLVSMSNKKSLHVPYRDSKLTFLLQDSLGGNSKTIIIANISPSNCCALETLSTLKFAQRAKFIRNNAIVNEDASGDVISMRLQIQQLKKEVNHLRGLVNIGAGNDTLSSSLNGSPCSFKWDGEQGSFSPLTFDKRLSQRKDSEAALVAAFRREKDKETELKAMTAEKQAAEQLITQRTEEVRGLKMRLRFREEQIKRLEATAGGKLSAETHLLQEKGELLKEIDVLRNQVDRNPEVTRFAMENLQLKEELRRLQSFVEEGEREMMNEQLTVLQDKLLEALDWRLMHEKDSGVFQRNLSSSWDAFGSEENEFLHLQAIQNQRETEALRRNLSISLETKEKLERRVDELVFQLEEQRKSTLALSEGSQLPQSECIIPETEKSSDEQIELKTMVDAIAVASQREVKAHESAIALARENEELRLKLNVLIDDNNKLIELYESAIAEGANNVAVCSCKFVQTEGQDEISSEHNDNRLEESNYEFHDSEIKDIENLHHQLHDLHEENEKLMGLYEEAMKERDEFKRILASMETKVLSTKEEISCPEKLVEMDEEMGLQKQEPANPKEDLAQMPEKMPQLVRENLESVRDKFAAVGNNVVKYFGVLEQNITEVNELSENAIQLDHAIKFKQQEQMELEVGLSQLQERKTVLENKFVALKLALQSFSSKANYWEQREGRTRTRFNVCSEHVQQKKEELACLLAGKGEINAALAKAQQSESLLRCNIDNLKSKLHEIETQRQKTERVLFAIDNVENADMPVPKPMNFGKAFELLKSEEEKSKLSAELKKQQEQLVILKKEIGSLVKKTESTDADIKNAETSVKNGLLSLQQAEATLQQMMEDKKMLDDMQEDGRSEIDNLLLEFQNCIFNLDLKEGEIILHKETMEHDLRNLEQIRVKQELATARLNQLLNADRHVTTLSDIRDVHSLNVSEMEQKLRDVQIYLDEIICQQPRDS, from the exons ATGCCTGCCGTCGTCGAACCAGGGAGCGCTGCCGGGAGGGTTAGGTTTCACGAGGCCGTGACGAATGTAGAGGCAGCCGATGTGGGTGGGGAAATCGATCTGGAGGCCGTCCCTTGCGGCCTGCCGGCTCAGGGATTCGAGCTGCAAGAGGATCCTTCCTTCTGGAAGGACCATAACGTTCAG GTTGCGATCCGAATCCGACCTCTCAGCAGTTCAGAGATATCCCTGCAAGGACACAGTCGATGTGTCCGACAGGACAATTGTCAAACCATTGCATGGACTGGACACCCTGAATCTCGTTTCACCTTTGATCTCATTGCTGATGAGCATGTTAGTCAG GAGAAACTATTCAAAGTTTCTGGAGTTCCGATGGTTGAGAATTGTGTGGCTGGCTATAACAGCTGTATGTTTGCCTATGGCCAA ACTGGCAGTGGAAAAACACACACAATGATAGGAGACATTGAAGGTGGAACACGTAGACATAGCGTTAACTGTGGGATGACACCTagagtttttgagcatctcttctCAAGGATACAAAAG GAAAAAGAAGATCGACGAGATGAAAAGCTGCAATTTACATGTAGATGCTCATTTCTAGAAATCTATAATGAGCATATACTTGATCTTTTGAATCCATCTTGTGTAAATTTGCAG ATAAGAGAAGATTCAAAGAAAGGTGTTTATGTAGAGAATCTTTCAGAATTTGAGGTTTCATGTGCTCGCGATGTTATGCAACAACTTATTCAG GGGTCATCAAACAGAAAGGTGGCTGCTACAAACATGAACAGAGCTAGCAGCCGTTCTCATAGTGTTTTTACTTGTGTCATAGAAAGTAAG TGGGAATCCCAGGGTGTTACTCATCATAGGTTCGCTCGGCTTAATCTTGTAGATTTAGCAGGGTCTGAGAG ACAGAAGAGCTCAGGTGCTGAAGGTGATAGACTGAAAGAAGCAACCAACATAAATAAATCACTTTCAACTTTAGG ACTTGTTATCATGAACCTTGTCAGTATGTCAAACAAGAAATCACTGCATGTACCCTATAGAGATTCAAAGTTGACTTTCCTTCTTCAG GATTCACTTGGAGGTAACTCTAAGACAATCATAATTGCAAACATAAGCCCATCCAATTG CTGTGCTTTAGAGACATTAAGTACACTTAAGTTTGCACAACGTGCCAAgttcataaggaacaat GCAATTGTAAATGAGGATGCTTCTGGCGATGTCATCAGCATGCGTCTACAAATTCAACAATTGAAG AAAGAAGTAAATCACTTAAGAGGATTAGTTAACATTGGAGCTGGAAATGATACTTTGAGTTCTTCTCTTAATGGATCTCCATGTTCTTTCAAGTGGGATGGAGAGCAGGGATCATTCAGTCCACTGACATTTGATAAACGGTTATCTCAG AGGAAGGATAGTGAAGCTGCTCTAGTTGCAGCTTTTagaagagagaaggacaaggaaacaGAATTAAAAGCAATGACTGCTGAAAAGCAGGCTGCAGAACAGCTG ATCACTCAACGAACGGAGGAAGTAAGAGGTTTAAAGATGAGACTTCGTTTTCGCGAGGAGCAAATAAAGCGGTTAGAAGCAACTGCTGGTGGAAAGCTATCAGCAGAAACACATCTGTTGCAGGAGAAGGGAGAACTTCTGAAAGAAATAGATGTTCTTCGAAACCAAGTCGACCGTAATCCAGAAGTTACCAGATTTGCGATGGAAAACCTGCAACTGAAAGAAGAACTAAGAAG ATTGCAGTCATTTGTTGAAGAAGGTGAAAGAGAAATGATGAATGAACAGCTAACAGTTTTACAGGATAAG TTACTGGAGGCCCTGGATTGGAGACTTATGCATGAAAAAGATTCTGGTGTTTTTCAG CGGAACCTCTCATCATCTTGGGATGCTTTTGGAAGTGAAGAAAACGAGTTTCTCCATCTGCAG GCTATTCAAAATCAGAGAGAGACAGAAGCACTCCGAAGAAATCTTTCAATTTCCCTTGAAACCAAAGAAAAACTTGAAAG GCGTGTTGATGAGTTAGTTTTCCAACTAGAAGAACAGAGAAAGTCAACTCTAGCTCTTTCTGAAGGATCCCAACTTCCCCAATCTGAATGCATTATTCCGGAAACGGAGAAGTCTTCTGATGAACAGATAGAACTTAAAACAATGGTTGATGCAATTGCAGTTGCTAGTCAGAGAGAAGTCAAAGCTCATGAATCAGCTATTGCATTAGCCAGGGAGAATGAAGAGTTAAGGTTGAAGCTTAACGTCCTTATCGATGACAACAACAAGTTGATTGAACTCTATGAGAGTGCAATTGCAGAAGGAGCTAACAATGTTGCTGTCTGCAGTTGTAAATTCGTGCAAACAGAAGGACAAGATGAAATTTCTTCTGAACACAATGACAATAGGCTTGAAGAGTCCAACTATGAATTCCATGACTCAGAGATTAAGGATATTGAAAATCTTCATCACCAGCTTCACGATTTgcatgaagaaaatgagaaactGATGGGCTTATATGAGGAAGCCATGAAGGAGAGGGATGAGTTCAAAAGAATTCTTGCTTCTATGGAAACAAAAGTATTGTCAACCAAAGAAGAGATTTCTTGTCCAGAAAAGCTTGTcgaaatggatgaagaaatgggtCTTCAGAAGCAGGAACCAGCAAATCCAAAGGAAGATCTAGCACAAATGCCAGAGAAAATGCCACAGCTGGTTAGAGAAAACTTGGAGTCGGTAAGAGATAAGTTTGCTGCAGTAGGAAATAATGTTGTTAAATACTTTGGGGTACTTGAGCAAAATATTACTGAGGTCAATGAACTATCTGAAAACGCTATACAATTGGACCATGCCATTAAGTTTAAGCAACAGGAGCAAATGGAACTCGAGGTTGGTCTGTCCCAGCTGCAGGAAAGAAAGACAGTATTGGAGAATAAGTTTGTGGCTCTGAAATTAGCACTTCAGAGTTTTTCATCCAAAGCTAACTACTGGGAACAAAGAGAAGGTCGGACAAGAACCAGGTTTAATGTGTGTTCTGAACATGTACAACAAAagaaagaagaactagcatgtcTTCTAGCTGGCAAGGGTGAAATCAACGCTGCTTTGGCGAAAGCCCAGCAGTCTGAATCTCTGTTGAGATGCAACATCGATAATCTCAAGTCTAAGCTCCATGAAATAGAAACTCAAAGACAGAAGACTGAAAGAGTGCTCTTTGCAATTGATAATGTGGAAAATGCTGACATGCCAGTGCCAAAGCCTATGAATTTTGGGAAAGCATTCGAACTCTTGAAGTCTGAAGAGGAGAAAAGCAAGCTATCTGCTGAGCTGAAAAAGCAACAGGAACAACTAGTTATTCTAAAGAAGGAAATTGGAAGCTTGGTGAAGAAAACTGAATCAACTGATGCTGACATCAAGAATGCTGAAACATCGGTGAAAAATGGGCTGCTATCCTTGCAACAAGCAGAAGCTACATTACAGCAAATGATGGAAGATAAGAAAATGCTCGATGATATGCAAGAGGATGGGAGATCTGAGATTGACAATCTTTTACTTGAGTTCCAGAATTGCATCTTTAATTTGGATTTGAAAGAAGGTGAGATCATTTTACACAAGGAAACGATGGAACATGATTTGAGAAATTTAGAGCAGATAAGGGTTAAGCAAGAATTGGCCACAGCGAGGTTGAATCAGTTGTTGAATGCCGATCGACATGTAACAACACTCTCTGACATAAGAGATGTCCACTCATTAAATGTTTCAGAGATGGAACAGAAGCTAAGAGATGTCCAGATCTATCTTGATGAAATCATCTGCCAGCAGCCACGGGACAGTTAA
- the LOC122035805 gene encoding growth-regulating factor 6-like isoform X2, which produces MVEERVRCKKGSILMGMHTGGSGEHKHGVLARVNGLFTPPQWLEFERQALIYKHIVANISIPPNLLVSVRSGFGFPPFSAGYFGSMGWRQVGKEDPEPGRCRRTDGKKWRCARDVVADQKYCERHMNRGRHRSRKHVEGHIDHAANVIPTKSASAAPREGGTSGCLTNSLHQTECLQTNGCYPSQLDRMEMSTEKVNECTQDFGSLSSPYSLNSRNSSKLFPLSQEQNPFEEESCGFQHRFILMDSPFKPPSSSSDSIQCSDDELSRNQFVSWSAEEMQYDRTQLSISMPKSSSNLVPASPISKEQMSLSSQESNAINVVREGVPKEASQYQKGQVLISSWECSMAGPLGEVLNNSRHTTDEQCKNLFSSSINFLADGCDLNNWLESSPTHVLQKTNFRSVSSSAWSSPREDNRNSPENKGSLCDDILGSALLRVPTIPS; this is translated from the exons ATGGTCGAGGAGAGGGTAAGGTGTAAAAAGGGATCCATTTTGATGG GCATGCACACAGGGGGATCTGGTGAACACAAGCATGGAGTCTTGGCCAGGGTGAATGGACTTTTCACTCCTCCTCAGTGGCTGGAGTTTGAACGCCAGGCCTTGATCTACAAACACATCGTTGCAAATATTTCCATTCCACCAAATCTGCTGGTGTCCGTTAGGAGCGGTTTTGGGTTCCCTCCCTTCTCAGCTGGATATTTTGGTTCGA TGGGATGGCGGCAAGTAGGAAAGGAGGATCCGGAGCCGGGTAGATGTCGCCGAACTGACGGGAAAAAATGGCGATGCGCAAGGGACGTCGTCGCCGACCAGAAGTACTGTGAGAGGCACATGAATCGGGGCCGCCATCGTTCAAGAAAGCATGTGGAAGGCCACATCGACCATGCCGCGAATGTGATACCTACAAAGTCTGCCTCTGCTGCGCCTAGAGAAGGTGGAACTTCTGGCTGCCTCACCAATTCACTGCATCAGACTGAATGTTTGCAGACAAATGGTTGTTACCCTTCACAATTGGACAG GATGGAGATGAGCACTGAGAAAGTTAATGAATGCACACAAGATTTTGGATCTCTCTCCTCGCCTTATTCTTTGAACTCAAGGAATAGCAGCAAATTATTTCCATTATCACAAGAACAGAATCCCTTTGAAGAGGAGTCATGTGGATTCCAACATAGGTTCATTTTGATGGATTCTCCTTTCAAACCTCCCAGCAGTTCCTCAGATAGCATTCAATGCTCCGACGACGAATTGTCCAGAAACCAGTTTGTATCCTGGTCGGCAGAAGAAATGCAATATGATAGAACCCAACTCTCTATTTCAATGCCCAAGTCTTCTTCGAATTTGGTACCAGCCTCTCCAATCAGCAAGGAGCAAATGAGTCTTTCCTCACAGGAAAGTAATGCTATCAATGTGGTTCGAGAAGGTGTGCCAAAGGAAGCCAGCCAATATCAGAAAGGTCAGGTACTGATTTCGTCGTGGGAGTGTTCCATGGCCGGTCCACTTGGAGAGGTTCTAAACAATTCTAGGCACACCACCGACGAACAATGCAAAAACCTTTTCTCCTCATCTATAAACTTCTTGGCTGATGGATGTGATTTGAACAATTGGCTGGAGTCATCCCCAACTCATGTCCTGCAGAAGACTAACTTCCGGTCGGTGTCTAGCAGCGCTTGGAGCAGTCCAAGGGAAGATAACCGCAATTCACCTGAAAATAAAGGCAGCTTGTGTGATGATATTCTCGGTTCAGCTCTATTGCGTGTCCCAACAATTCCCTCATAG